A stretch of Candidatus Zixiibacteriota bacterium DNA encodes these proteins:
- a CDS encoding RNA methyltransferase yields MNRNRQGKRISFDLSATEFYHAVVLELTAAREKEVRALLSPHSRKKSSKLLVEGTRAVATMLATGVTPDYVICCPTLLTAAGKKFLADHQGAIVYECGAKRFSSFSETEHSQGILAVADREALPAGEPFWPRAKFVLYLDGLADPGNLGTILRTAAAFNVDLVALSPGSADLYSPKVLRASAGEVFLQPTIRRISPETLLGKLKSNSIALYGADADARVRLDELVPSGKVCLAIGSEATGLSDSLRKACDKVFAIRTSSRIESLNAAVAAAIAMSQFASALKTV; encoded by the coding sequence TTGAACCGGAATCGTCAGGGCAAGCGCATTTCGTTTGACCTGTCGGCGACGGAGTTCTATCATGCCGTTGTGTTGGAGCTTACCGCAGCGCGTGAGAAGGAGGTGCGGGCATTGTTATCGCCGCATTCCCGCAAGAAGAGCTCAAAGCTTCTGGTTGAGGGAACCCGGGCAGTGGCGACGATGCTGGCAACGGGGGTCACGCCCGATTATGTGATCTGTTGTCCGACTCTTCTGACGGCAGCAGGAAAGAAGTTTCTGGCAGATCATCAAGGTGCGATTGTTTACGAATGCGGGGCCAAGCGCTTCTCATCCTTCAGCGAGACGGAACATTCTCAGGGGATTCTGGCGGTGGCGGATCGGGAGGCGTTGCCTGCGGGCGAGCCGTTCTGGCCCCGGGCGAAGTTCGTGCTCTATCTGGACGGACTCGCCGATCCGGGGAATTTAGGGACGATCTTGCGAACGGCGGCGGCGTTCAATGTCGATCTGGTGGCTTTGTCGCCCGGGTCGGCCGATCTCTACAGCCCAAAAGTGCTGCGGGCCTCAGCCGGGGAGGTGTTTTTGCAGCCGACGATTCGCCGGATATCGCCGGAAACTTTGCTTGGCAAATTGAAGTCCAATAGTATAGCATTGTACGGCGCGGACGCCGATGCACGGGTACGTCTGGACGAACTGGTCCCATCTGGAAAGGTTTGCTTGGCGATCGGTTCCGAGGCGACCGGGCTAAGCGATTCACTGCGAAAGGCTTGTGACAAAGTTTTTGCGATTCGGACTTCGAGTCGGATCGAGTCGCTGAATGCGGCGGTAGCGGCGGCGATCGCCATGAGCCAATTCGCCTCCGCGCTCAAAACTGTTTGA
- a CDS encoding BamA/TamA family outer membrane protein gives MRRLGLFLSIVCLLLATTALQAGSLRLHLDDLTPKTIRQSLNQNVRGFRIGVALSGGGARGFAHIGVLEALEEMGIDIDIVAGTSMGGIIGGLYAAGMSPQEIEQEALQIDWSSFFSDRPRRTSLLFTRRAETEGALLSIRFDRWNPQIPTALSTGQKLVNVLSDLTQTSGYFSGGNFANLERRLAIVAVDLVAGERIVFTDGSLVEALRATMGVPLAFTPLERGNQLLMDGGLLEPIPTAAARQIGADFVIAVNTTSDLLPKEKILDPVDIANQTTTILSAATREQLLAQADFVVAPDLHDISATDFRHSSEAIAQGYDAALAACDSLTHKLAQHDKGSIPVRIARVEAVDRATGALNPDISGLLARLTAAPVTDGDIAEALHQLFRTGAFASLDWQVMAVSDTVLRVEFTRFPIITHVNFEGNRVFPDSTLRRIGKLDDRKIETLAQVTELYSLLFSRYRAGGYDLAQVKGAWLDTTRAELTIVLDEGQIVALAVEGNSATRSWVAASYFPLQIGDFYSKPRALRGVQEIYNSGLYDNVNLRLEDQSGGVKVTIIVKENKFTFARLGARYHEDFHPEAFVKLGYANLFGTGQEITAYARFSERRKLYQLQLRADRIFRTFLTYRIQGFYANNKIGQFIGDDRISHRTDKRWGTQVGVGQQLLKLGLVEAIARYEQIRFTNPPAGPVSERRVASLIASLHYDTKDRFTFPTRGQAVEATAEIASNVLGADEVFTRLEASAETFQRFGRKLVLHPRVAIGLSQDILPVYDRFYLGGTRSFYGYETDQLAGDKYLLHNLELRLGPIYSFYLSGRYDVGDVFSSLENVRFSQLRHGFGATLSLDTPVGPLSVSYGGADGTDPNLYLNLGFDF, from the coding sequence ATGCGTCGTCTCGGGCTCTTCTTGTCAATCGTTTGCTTGTTGCTGGCGACTACCGCTCTCCAGGCTGGCAGTCTTCGCCTCCACCTTGATGATCTGACTCCCAAAACGATCCGCCAGTCACTCAACCAAAATGTTCGCGGATTCCGCATCGGCGTTGCTCTCTCCGGCGGCGGCGCGCGCGGCTTTGCCCATATCGGCGTACTCGAGGCCCTCGAAGAAATGGGCATCGACATCGATATCGTCGCCGGTACTTCCATGGGCGGCATCATCGGCGGTCTCTATGCCGCCGGCATGTCGCCGCAGGAAATCGAGCAGGAGGCGCTTCAAATCGACTGGAGCAGCTTCTTCTCCGATCGACCGCGCCGCACTTCGCTGCTCTTCACTCGCCGCGCCGAGACCGAGGGTGCCCTGCTTTCGATTCGCTTTGACCGCTGGAATCCACAGATCCCGACCGCGCTCAGTACCGGTCAGAAACTTGTCAACGTCTTGAGTGACCTGACTCAAACCTCCGGCTATTTCTCCGGCGGCAATTTCGCCAACCTCGAACGCCGCCTCGCCATTGTCGCCGTCGACCTCGTCGCCGGCGAACGGATCGTCTTCACTGATGGCTCGCTCGTCGAGGCTCTCCGCGCCACCATGGGCGTCCCGCTCGCCTTCACTCCCCTCGAACGCGGCAACCAACTGCTGATGGACGGCGGTCTTCTCGAGCCCATCCCAACCGCGGCTGCCCGTCAAATCGGCGCCGATTTCGTCATCGCGGTCAACACGACCTCCGACTTGCTCCCCAAGGAGAAAATCCTTGATCCGGTCGACATCGCCAATCAAACCACGACCATCCTTTCGGCCGCCACGCGTGAACAGCTGTTGGCTCAGGCGGACTTTGTCGTCGCGCCCGATCTGCATGACATCAGCGCTACCGACTTTCGCCACAGTTCCGAAGCGATCGCCCAGGGCTACGACGCTGCGCTGGCGGCCTGCGATTCGCTCACGCACAAACTCGCGCAACACGACAAGGGTTCGATCCCCGTTCGCATCGCGCGCGTGGAGGCGGTTGACCGCGCGACCGGTGCACTCAACCCGGATATCTCCGGTCTCCTGGCGCGGCTCACTGCCGCTCCTGTGACTGACGGCGATATCGCCGAGGCATTACACCAGTTGTTCCGGACCGGGGCTTTCGCTTCGCTCGACTGGCAGGTCATGGCCGTCTCCGACACCGTCTTGCGTGTCGAGTTCACTCGCTTTCCCATTATCACGCACGTCAATTTTGAGGGCAATCGCGTCTTTCCCGACTCGACTCTGCGGCGCATCGGCAAACTGGACGATCGCAAGATCGAAACCTTGGCGCAGGTTACCGAACTCTACAGCCTCCTGTTCTCCCGCTACCGCGCCGGCGGCTACGACCTGGCCCAGGTCAAGGGTGCCTGGCTCGATACCACCCGGGCCGAACTGACCATTGTCCTTGATGAAGGCCAGATCGTTGCACTGGCCGTCGAAGGCAACTCCGCCACGCGCTCCTGGGTCGCCGCCAGCTACTTCCCGCTCCAGATCGGCGACTTCTACAGCAAACCCAGGGCCCTCCGCGGCGTGCAGGAGATCTACAACTCCGGCCTCTACGACAATGTCAATCTCCGCTTGGAAGATCAATCCGGCGGCGTCAAAGTCACCATCATCGTCAAGGAAAACAAATTCACCTTCGCCCGCCTCGGCGCCCGCTACCACGAGGACTTCCACCCCGAGGCCTTTGTCAAGTTGGGTTATGCCAACCTTTTCGGCACCGGCCAGGAAATCACCGCTTACGCCCGTTTCTCGGAACGCCGCAAGTTGTATCAGCTGCAATTGCGCGCCGACCGAATTTTTCGCACCTTCCTCACTTATCGCATTCAAGGCTTCTATGCGAACAACAAAATCGGGCAGTTTATCGGCGATGATCGCATCTCCCACCGGACCGACAAACGCTGGGGAACACAGGTCGGCGTCGGCCAGCAGCTTCTGAAACTCGGATTAGTGGAGGCGATCGCCCGGTACGAGCAGATTCGCTTCACCAATCCACCCGCCGGACCGGTCTCGGAACGCCGCGTCGCTTCGCTGATTGCCAGCCTCCATTACGACACGAAAGACCGCTTCACCTTCCCGACGCGCGGCCAAGCCGTCGAGGCCACCGCCGAAATTGCCAGCAACGTCCTGGGGGCGGACGAGGTCTTCACCCGGCTCGAAGCATCCGCAGAGACGTTCCAGCGCTTCGGCCGCAAACTCGTACTCCATCCGCGCGTCGCCATCGGTCTCTCGCAAGATATCCTCCCGGTCTACGATCGCTTCTACCTCGGCGGCACGCGCAGCTTCTATGGTTATGAAACCGATCAACTCGCCGGCGACAAGTACCTCCTCCACAACCTCGAACTGCGCCTCGGGCCGATTTACAGCTTCTATCTTTCCGGCCGCTATGATGTCGGGGATGTCTTCTCCAGCCTTGAGAATGTGCGCTTCAGCCAGCTCCGCCACGGCTTTGGCGCCACACTTTCCCTTGACACCCCGGTCGGCCCGCTTTCCGTATCCTATGGCGGCGCCGACGGCACCGACCCGAATCTCTATCTCAATCTCGGATTTGACTTTTAG
- a CDS encoding TfoX/Sxy family protein: MAVSNSYLEYILERLATVGSVTARRLFGGVGIYSGATFFALIDDDTLYFKVDNRNRPEFEAEGMTPFRPFGEDSYAMKYYSVPEHVIEDDQLLRDWTARALAAATKRKAGKKK; encoded by the coding sequence ATGGCGGTTAGTAACAGTTATTTGGAGTATATCCTCGAACGGCTGGCAACCGTCGGCTCGGTGACGGCGCGCCGCCTGTTCGGGGGCGTCGGGATCTATTCGGGCGCCACCTTTTTCGCGTTGATTGATGATGACACGCTTTATTTCAAAGTCGACAATCGTAATCGGCCGGAGTTCGAGGCCGAGGGCATGACGCCCTTTCGTCCCTTCGGCGAAGACTCGTATGCCATGAAGTACTATTCGGTACCCGAGCATGTGATCGAAGATGACCAACTGCTGCGCGACTGGACGGCCCGCGCCCTCGCGGCCGCGACCAAACGCAAAGCCGGAAAGAAAAAATAA
- a CDS encoding putative metal-dependent hydrolase, with amino-acid sequence MVTLTDRRQMIDQIRHLPAQARAAVKGLNDDQLNTAYGEGKWTVRQVIHHLADSHMNAFVRMKLIMTENHPTLKPYNQDDWARTREANAYPVESSLNILSGLHERWANLLETVPESGWNRTAYHPESGEVSLQRILEIYAAHGEKHVKSITDLRARMGW; translated from the coding sequence ATGGTAACCCTCACCGATCGCCGCCAGATGATTGACCAGATCCGCCATTTGCCGGCGCAGGCCCGTGCCGCCGTCAAAGGCCTCAATGACGACCAGCTCAACACCGCCTATGGTGAAGGCAAGTGGACCGTCCGCCAGGTGATTCACCATCTCGCCGATTCCCACATGAACGCTTTCGTCCGCATGAAACTCATTATGACCGAAAATCACCCCACTTTAAAACCCTACAATCAGGACGACTGGGCGCGCACCCGCGAGGCCAACGCTTACCCGGTCGAGTCCTCGCTCAATATCCTCTCCGGCCTGCACGAGCGCTGGGCCAATCTGCTCGAAACCGTGCCCGAATCCGGCTGGAACCGGACCGCCTATCATCCCGAAAGCGGCGAAGTCTCGCTGCAGCGCATCCTGGAAATCTACGCCGCGCACGGCGAAAAGCACGTCAAGTCGATCACCGATCTGCGGGCAAGGATGGGTTGGTAA
- a CDS encoding thiamine diphosphokinase: protein MEKRKKRRGHRTAAIFLNGAYPTEHLDFYRQAISQAAGERIIIAVDGALTLFAKLDLRPQVVLGDFDSVDPAVLAQFEDCERVEYPRDKDATDGELAVRYALEHECRQIEIYGAIDTSFETDQMLANIFLLDFIQREGSDLKPPPFGELLDHRQRIWLWSEGTIQFAGKAGEQFSVIPLSTRVRLSIEGAKWNLKDKTVYRGESWTLRNEMVGDEVSILLRGTAIVIHRKS from the coding sequence ACCCGACCGAGCATTTAGATTTCTACCGCCAAGCGATCAGCCAGGCGGCAGGGGAGCGGATCATCATTGCGGTGGACGGCGCGCTGACGTTGTTTGCCAAGCTTGATTTGCGGCCGCAGGTGGTTCTTGGGGACTTCGACTCGGTGGATCCGGCGGTGCTGGCGCAATTCGAAGACTGTGAGCGGGTGGAGTATCCGCGCGACAAGGACGCGACCGACGGCGAGCTGGCGGTGCGCTATGCGCTGGAACATGAGTGTCGTCAGATTGAAATCTACGGCGCGATTGACACAAGCTTTGAGACTGATCAGATGCTGGCGAATATCTTCCTGCTCGACTTCATCCAACGCGAAGGCTCTGATCTGAAGCCGCCGCCATTCGGCGAATTACTCGACCATCGGCAGCGAATCTGGCTCTGGTCGGAGGGGACGATTCAGTTCGCGGGCAAGGCGGGCGAGCAGTTTTCGGTGATTCCGTTGAGTACCAGGGTGCGGCTGTCGATTGAGGGGGCGAAGTGGAACCTCAAAGACAAAACTGTCTATCGCGGCGAAAGCTGGACGCTGCGCAATGAGATGGTCGGCGACGAAGTGAGCATTCTCCTGCGCGGAACGGCGATTGTGATCCACCGCAAGAGTTAA